One window from the genome of Verrucomicrobiia bacterium encodes:
- a CDS encoding L,D-transpeptidase → MPTKYRLPNSPKKSHPIYWLLVIVFLAALGWLWWQPAKNNPRRASNKIVATKLPPVTNVIRLANSSSPKQKNISPGSTATTNTVISNGQFPRPVHDVFEAQVALIGQGISSGSLDGALGSQTHAALAAFQKQEGLPMTGVLDAATKTKLALEEPPLTTYTITSNDLARLQPIAPTWLGKSQQTALDFENILELVAEKSFAHPNLIRHLNPGINWSNVVAGTMVQVPNAAFPENPDPAAWITIHLAAKTLEAFDSQTNLLVHFPCSIARRVEKRPIGLLHVEVIAPNPNYTFDPEVFPESAEAKLIKRKLILPPGPNNPVGVAWIGLDRPGYGMHGTPHPEEVGRTESHGCFRLANWNAEYLVRIVRVGTPVYVVN, encoded by the coding sequence GTGCCGACCAAATATCGCCTGCCCAACTCTCCGAAAAAGAGTCATCCGATATACTGGCTTTTAGTCATTGTCTTCCTTGCCGCGCTCGGCTGGCTTTGGTGGCAGCCCGCCAAAAACAATCCGCGCCGCGCCTCAAATAAAATCGTCGCCACCAAACTCCCGCCCGTCACGAATGTCATTCGCCTCGCTAATTCCTCATCGCCCAAACAAAAAAATATTTCTCCGGGCTCAACGGCCACCACCAACACCGTTATCTCCAACGGCCAATTTCCCCGTCCAGTGCATGATGTCTTTGAAGCGCAAGTCGCATTGATCGGCCAGGGTATTTCTTCAGGCTCGCTCGATGGCGCGCTCGGCTCGCAAACGCACGCGGCGCTGGCCGCGTTTCAAAAACAGGAAGGCTTGCCGATGACCGGCGTGCTGGACGCCGCCACCAAAACCAAACTCGCCCTCGAAGAACCGCCGCTCACCACCTACACGATCACCAGCAATGATCTCGCGCGCTTGCAACCCATTGCCCCCACTTGGCTCGGCAAATCCCAGCAAACCGCCCTCGACTTTGAAAATATTCTCGAACTCGTCGCCGAAAAAAGTTTTGCGCATCCCAACCTGATCCGGCATTTGAATCCGGGCATCAACTGGAGCAACGTCGTCGCCGGCACGATGGTGCAAGTTCCCAACGCTGCCTTCCCGGAAAACCCCGATCCCGCCGCGTGGATTACGATTCATCTCGCCGCAAAAACGCTCGAGGCTTTTGATTCGCAAACCAACCTGCTCGTGCATTTCCCGTGCAGCATCGCGCGGCGCGTCGAAAAACGCCCCATCGGTTTGCTGCATGTCGAAGTCATCGCGCCGAATCCGAATTACACGTTTGATCCCGAAGTGTTCCCCGAATCCGCGGAAGCCAAATTGATCAAGCGCAAACTCATCCTGCCGCCCGGTCCGAACAATCCCGTCGGCGTCGCCTGGATCGGACTCGACCGGCCCGGTTACGGCATGCACGGCACTCCGCATCCCGAAGAAGTGGGTCGCACGGAATCGCACGGATGCTTCCGCCTGGCGAATTGGAACGCGGAATATCTCGTGCGTATCGTGCGCGTGGGAACACCAGTCTATGTCGTCAATTAA
- a CDS encoding nuclear transport factor 2 family protein produces MNQPNCLPVYFALIFSCFAAGCASAPKKLNPVVYTEQALAATDVSKVGRLEKGSAAEQKAIEQFKTFNSDFSTNNIINNTKLVYAQDLYFRDPFKEIHDEKEFEAYLLRGSSAVAEFSMQWLDVSEHDGNYYFRWIMSVKLHRDAQDKPASRTTGISHVRFGQDGKVIFHQDYFDGAAFIYEKIPVLGAEIRFIKKRL; encoded by the coding sequence ATGAACCAACCTAACTGCCTCCCGGTTTATTTTGCTTTGATTTTTTCGTGCTTCGCGGCCGGTTGTGCTTCAGCTCCGAAGAAATTGAACCCGGTCGTTTACACTGAGCAGGCGCTCGCCGCGACCGATGTATCAAAGGTAGGCCGGTTGGAAAAAGGTTCCGCAGCCGAGCAAAAAGCCATCGAGCAATTTAAGACTTTCAATTCCGATTTCTCCACAAACAACATCATCAACAACACGAAATTGGTCTATGCTCAGGATCTTTACTTCCGCGACCCGTTCAAGGAAATCCACGACGAAAAGGAATTTGAGGCGTACCTGTTGCGCGGCAGTTCCGCCGTGGCCGAATTTTCCATGCAATGGCTCGATGTGAGCGAACACGACGGCAATTATTATTTCCGCTGGATCATGTCCGTGAAACTGCATCGCGACGCGCAGGACAAACCCGCCAGCCGCACCACCGGCATCAGCCACGTGCGTTTCGGCCAGGACGGCAAGGTTATTTTCCATCAGGATTATTTCGACGGCGCCGCCTTCATCTACGAAAAAATCCCCGTGCTCGGCGCGGAGATTCGTTTCATCAAAAAGCGCTTGTAA
- a CDS encoding GNAT family N-acetyltransferase: MVIAKCHFEHAPEILAIFNEAIANSTALYDYKPRTMKTMEAWFETKSRGNFPVLGIFDDSGELAGFSSYGSFRAFPAYKYSAEHSIYIRKDKRGLGLGKLLLEEIIQTAQCQDYHMLIGGIDSSNAASIRLHQSAGFSHCASIKQAGFKFGRWLDLEFYQLILTTPAHPNEE, from the coding sequence ATGGTGATCGCGAAGTGCCATTTCGAACACGCGCCGGAAATACTCGCGATTTTCAACGAAGCCATCGCGAACTCCACCGCGCTATACGACTACAAACCCCGCACCATGAAAACCATGGAAGCATGGTTTGAAACCAAGAGCCGCGGAAATTTTCCCGTGCTCGGCATCTTCGACGACAGTGGCGAACTTGCCGGTTTCTCAAGCTATGGATCTTTCCGAGCATTTCCCGCGTACAAATATTCCGCCGAGCATTCAATCTACATCCGCAAAGACAAACGCGGCCTCGGCCTCGGAAAACTTTTGCTCGAAGAAATAATCCAAACCGCGCAATGCCAGGATTATCACATGCTGATTGGAGGCATTGACTCAAGCAATGCGGCCAGCATTCGCCTCCACCAGAGCGCCGGTTTTTCGCACTGCGCCAGCATCAAGCAGGCTGGATTCAAATTCGGACGCTGGCTGGACCTGGAATTTTATCAGCTCATTTTGACAACCCCGGCCCATCCGAACGAAGAATAA
- a CDS encoding sigma-70 family RNA polymerase sigma factor: protein MTISDLDLLRQYTRKNSETAFAELVSRHLNLVYSAALRQVRSPQLAEEVAQSTFTDLAQNATRLAADTVLSAWLYQVSHRTAIDVVRREARRQLREQIATEMNSMNATDADWTAIAPLLDDAMHALDETDRTAILLRYFENKSLREVGLALGTSDDAAQKRVSRAVERLREFFSQRGVVAGASALAIILSANAVQAAPTGLSTTIATTAVAGTALATATATTTVAAKIAMTTIQKALVTAVIIVAVGAGIHQAQRAAKLQTQLDTLQQQQDTAASAGNDALASLRSQIDSLTSQNADLTRSIAQANADKSRLETERQQALHGEAVFKELASESNDKNSTNEYPTARHVAVGFGRLVRTYVALTNVDVSKLSDEEKMANEMARMDLAGQTVALMKAMKQFDATKPPGEKEDGADTAACLLYGALDLNEEQFGQIYSLMQKYRQQTDLVDLSDDKVTPEATAAINQIDQAAKQEINAVLTPEQAQMFGQMTNNFTLLHGHGQTGRFSFNFDGR from the coding sequence ATGACGATTAGCGACCTTGATTTGCTGCGGCAATACACCCGCAAAAACTCCGAAACGGCCTTTGCGGAGCTGGTCAGCCGTCATTTAAATCTCGTGTATTCGGCTGCCTTGCGGCAAGTCAGGTCGCCGCAACTCGCTGAGGAAGTTGCCCAATCCACCTTCACTGATCTTGCTCAAAATGCCACCCGCCTCGCGGCGGACACCGTCCTCAGCGCTTGGCTTTATCAGGTGAGCCATCGCACCGCCATTGATGTCGTGCGGCGCGAAGCCCGCCGGCAGCTGCGCGAACAAATCGCCACGGAGATGAACAGCATGAACGCCACCGACGCCGACTGGACCGCCATCGCCCCCTTGCTCGACGACGCCATGCACGCGCTCGACGAAACTGATCGCACCGCCATTCTCCTGCGCTATTTCGAGAACAAATCCTTGCGCGAAGTCGGCCTCGCCCTCGGCACTTCGGACGACGCCGCGCAAAAACGCGTCAGCCGCGCCGTGGAACGTCTCCGTGAATTTTTCTCCCAGCGCGGCGTAGTTGCGGGCGCGAGCGCGCTCGCGATAATACTTTCCGCCAACGCCGTGCAAGCCGCACCCACCGGACTATCCACGACCATCGCCACCACCGCCGTCGCCGGGACTGCTTTGGCAACCGCCACCGCAACTACTACTGTCGCCGCTAAAATCGCCATGACTACCATCCAAAAAGCACTTGTCACCGCCGTCATCATCGTCGCCGTGGGCGCAGGAATTCACCAGGCGCAACGAGCCGCGAAACTTCAAACCCAGCTCGACACCTTGCAACAGCAACAGGACACCGCCGCTTCAGCTGGCAACGACGCGCTCGCTTCGTTGCGCTCGCAAATTGATTCTCTCACGAGCCAGAACGCGGATCTCACCCGCTCGATTGCGCAGGCCAATGCTGACAAATCTCGCCTCGAAACCGAACGCCAACAGGCGCTCCACGGCGAGGCCGTTTTCAAGGAACTCGCCAGTGAATCGAACGACAAAAATTCCACCAACGAATATCCTACCGCCCGGCATGTGGCAGTGGGTTTCGGCCGGCTGGTGCGCACCTACGTCGCACTGACCAACGTGGATGTAAGCAAACTTTCCGACGAAGAAAAGATGGCCAATGAAATGGCGAGGATGGATCTGGCCGGGCAGACCGTCGCTCTCATGAAGGCCATGAAACAGTTCGACGCAACAAAACCGCCCGGCGAAAAGGAAGATGGCGCGGACACTGCCGCATGCCTGCTTTATGGCGCATTAGACCTCAATGAGGAACAGTTCGGCCAGATTTACAGTTTGATGCAAAAATACCGCCAGCAAACCGATCTCGTAGACTTGTCCGATGACAAAGTAACCCCGGAAGCCACCGCCGCAATCAACCAAATAGATCAGGCTGCGAAACAAGAAATTAACGCCGTCCTCACGCCGGAACAGGCGCAAATGTTCGGTCAAATGACCAACAATTTTACACTTCTTCACGGCCACGGCCAAACCGGCCGTTTTTCATTCAACTTCGACGGGCGATAG
- the purD gene encoding phosphoribosylamine--glycine ligase gives MKLLVIGSGGREHALVWKLAQSPQVRELWCAPGNAGIAQERLANGELVRCVPVGAEDLPGLLAFAREQRVDFTVVGPDNPLALGVVDLFLREGMRIWGANQKAAQFESSKAFSQDFMERHGIPTARAGTFSDAREAKKFAASLNGRCAVKADGLALGKGVLVCQNITDAEKAIDEILVSKAFGTAGAQIVIQEFLEGMEISLHALCDGKVAKLFPTAQDHKRALDGDQGLNTGGMGTYSPAPFLNDAELADVGRQILNPWLKGCAAEGIDFRGIIYPGVMLTANGPRVIEFNARFGDPETQVYLTRLENDLVELLEASAGGTLEKIELKWSALASVCVVMASGGYPGAYAKGKVIHGLDEAARLPNTKVFHAGTVQSGEQIVTNGGRVLGVTSWAKDLKSAQAAAYAAVEKIHFEGAQFRRDIAAKAL, from the coding sequence ATGAAATTGCTGGTCATTGGATCGGGGGGACGCGAGCACGCGCTGGTGTGGAAACTGGCGCAGTCGCCGCAGGTGCGGGAGTTGTGGTGCGCGCCGGGCAATGCGGGCATCGCACAAGAGCGGCTGGCGAATGGCGAGTTGGTGCGCTGCGTGCCAGTGGGCGCGGAGGATTTGCCGGGACTGCTGGCTTTCGCACGGGAACAGCGGGTGGATTTTACCGTGGTCGGGCCGGACAATCCGCTGGCGCTCGGAGTCGTGGATTTATTTTTGCGCGAAGGAATGCGGATCTGGGGGGCGAACCAAAAGGCGGCGCAGTTTGAATCTTCCAAGGCTTTTTCGCAGGACTTCATGGAGCGTCATGGCATTCCCACGGCGCGCGCGGGAACTTTCTCAGACGCACGCGAGGCAAAAAAATTTGCGGCATCTCTTAATGGACGGTGCGCAGTGAAGGCAGATGGACTGGCGCTCGGCAAAGGAGTTTTGGTTTGCCAAAATATTACGGACGCAGAAAAAGCGATTGATGAGATTCTTGTGAGCAAGGCGTTTGGCACGGCGGGGGCGCAGATTGTCATCCAGGAATTTTTGGAGGGGATGGAGATTTCGTTGCACGCCTTGTGCGATGGAAAAGTTGCGAAACTTTTTCCGACGGCGCAGGACCACAAACGCGCGCTGGACGGCGACCAAGGTCTGAATACCGGTGGCATGGGAACTTATTCGCCCGCGCCGTTTTTGAACGACGCAGAATTGGCGGACGTGGGCCGGCAGATTTTGAATCCGTGGCTTAAGGGTTGTGCGGCGGAGGGAATTGATTTTCGCGGTATCATTTATCCGGGCGTGATGCTGACGGCGAACGGGCCGCGGGTGATCGAGTTCAACGCGCGTTTCGGCGATCCGGAGACGCAGGTTTATTTGACGCGGCTTGAAAATGATTTGGTGGAATTGCTCGAAGCGAGCGCAGGGGGGACGCTGGAAAAAATCGAATTGAAATGGAGCGCGCTGGCTTCGGTGTGCGTGGTGATGGCGTCGGGTGGCTATCCGGGCGCGTACGCGAAAGGCAAAGTGATTCACGGCTTGGATGAGGCAGCGCGATTGCCGAATACAAAAGTTTTTCACGCGGGAACGGTGCAGTCGGGCGAGCAAATCGTCACGAACGGCGGACGCGTGCTGGGAGTGACTTCATGGGCGAAGGATTTGAAGTCAGCGCAGGCGGCGGCGTACGCGGCGGTGGAGAAAATCCATTTTGAAGGAGCGCAGTTTCGAAGAGATATTGCGGCGAAGGCGCTGTGA
- the ilvC gene encoding ketol-acid reductoisomerase yields MPAKVYSDKDADLNVLKGKTLAVLGFGSQGHAHALNLKESGLNVIIGLYEGSKSIPIAKERGFEVYPTAEAVRRADVIFVALPDTKQPAAYEKDIAPNLTKGKTLLFSHGFAIHFKTVVPPKNVNVILVAPKGPGHIVRRQYTEGKGVPALIAVYQNPGKDAKKIALAWAKGVGGTRAGVIETTFKEETETDLFGEQTVLCGGASALVQAGYEVLVEAGYQPEMAYFECLHELKLIVDLMNEAGISGMRFSISETAKWGDVSVGPKIVDASVKKRMQAALKDIQSGKFAKGWVAEYKGGYKKYNALLKKGEQHSIEKVGARLRGLMPWMKKRTIKGVQASY; encoded by the coding sequence ATGCCTGCAAAAGTGTATTCGGATAAAGACGCTGACTTAAACGTGCTGAAAGGCAAAACGCTCGCGGTGCTCGGCTTCGGCTCGCAAGGCCACGCCCACGCGCTCAATCTTAAAGAGAGCGGCCTCAATGTCATCATCGGCCTCTACGAAGGCAGCAAGTCCATCCCGATCGCCAAGGAGCGCGGGTTTGAAGTGTATCCGACCGCGGAAGCGGTGCGCCGCGCGGATGTGATTTTTGTGGCGTTGCCGGACACCAAGCAGCCTGCCGCGTATGAAAAAGACATCGCGCCGAATTTGACCAAGGGCAAGACGTTGCTGTTCTCGCACGGCTTCGCGATTCATTTCAAGACCGTCGTCCCGCCGAAGAATGTGAACGTAATCCTCGTCGCGCCGAAAGGCCCGGGTCACATCGTGCGCCGCCAATATACTGAAGGCAAAGGCGTGCCGGCCTTGATCGCGGTTTATCAAAACCCCGGCAAGGACGCGAAGAAGATCGCGCTCGCCTGGGCCAAGGGTGTCGGCGGAACGCGCGCGGGCGTGATCGAAACGACCTTCAAGGAAGAAACCGAAACGGATCTGTTCGGCGAACAGACGGTGCTGTGCGGCGGCGCGAGCGCGCTGGTGCAGGCGGGCTACGAAGTGCTGGTCGAGGCCGGTTATCAGCCGGAGATGGCTTACTTCGAATGTTTGCATGAGTTGAAGTTGATCGTGGATTTGATGAACGAAGCGGGCATCAGCGGCATGCGTTTCTCCATTTCCGAAACGGCGAAATGGGGCGATGTGAGCGTCGGCCCGAAGATCGTGGATGCGTCGGTCAAGAAGCGCATGCAGGCGGCGCTGAAGGATATTCAGTCTGGCAAATTCGCCAAAGGCTGGGTGGCTGAATACAAAGGCGGCTATAAGAAATACAATGCCTTGCTGAAAAAAGGCGAGCAGCACTCGATCGAAAAAGTCGGTGCGCGCCTGCGCGGTTTGATGCCGTGGATGAAGAAGCGCACGATCAAAGGCGTGCAGGCTTCTTATTAA
- the ilvN gene encoding acetolactate synthase small subunit, with protein sequence MRHTISVLVENKFGVLTRVAGLFSGRGYNIDTLNVGPTDDAATSRMTIVTKGDDATLEQIVKQLEKLVDVLEVTDFEESEYIDRELVLVKVSVDSKTRAEVMQLTDIFRAKIVDVQPKSLTIEITGNESKIGKFLTLMKTFGVLDLTRTGKVALPRK encoded by the coding sequence ATGCGACATACGATTTCCGTTTTGGTGGAAAATAAGTTCGGCGTGCTCACGCGCGTGGCCGGTTTGTTCAGTGGCCGCGGCTATAATATTGACACGCTCAACGTCGGCCCGACCGATGACGCCGCCACTTCCCGCATGACCATCGTCACCAAGGGTGACGACGCCACGCTGGAACAAATCGTCAAGCAACTCGAAAAACTCGTGGATGTCCTTGAAGTCACGGATTTTGAAGAGAGCGAATACATTGACCGCGAATTGGTGCTGGTGAAGGTTTCTGTGGATTCCAAAACGCGCGCCGAAGTGATGCAGCTCACCGATATTTTCCGCGCCAAAATCGTGGACGTGCAGCCCAAGAGCCTGACCATTGAAATCACCGGCAACGAGAGCAAGATCGGCAAGTTCCTGACGTTGATGAAGACGTTTGGCGTGCTGGATTTGACCCGCACCGGCAAAGTCGCTTTGCCGCGAAAATAA
- a CDS encoding MBL fold metallo-hydrolase, whose protein sequence is MNLEDHLGDIIRKGRKAANVSADAAAKAAGISTDELNSLEESGKTSAKPNLAALASLLGLSPAKLEGIAKGWLPSPKDLSKWIELRKFETEQGGMAVNSYLAWDEVSREAAMFDTGWNVDEAVKTITDNQLQLKHIFLTHSHDDHIAGLAALREKFSKAHVHSNSKSAPPQSRNRPNDFTHLGSLRITNRDTPGHAEDGVTYVIGNWPEDAPHVAIVGDAIFAGSIGSGFISWDVAKQKVRDQIFSLPADTLICSGHGPFTTVGEEKAHNPFFV, encoded by the coding sequence ATGAATTTGGAAGATCATTTGGGTGACATCATTCGCAAAGGCCGCAAAGCCGCAAACGTCTCCGCTGACGCCGCCGCGAAGGCTGCTGGAATTTCGACCGACGAACTCAATTCGCTGGAGGAATCCGGCAAAACCAGCGCCAAGCCGAACCTAGCGGCGCTGGCGTCGTTGCTCGGATTGAGCCCGGCGAAGTTGGAAGGCATCGCGAAAGGTTGGCTCCCATCGCCGAAGGATCTGAGCAAATGGATCGAGTTGCGCAAATTCGAGACGGAACAGGGCGGCATGGCGGTGAATTCCTATCTGGCGTGGGACGAAGTTTCGCGCGAGGCGGCGATGTTTGACACCGGCTGGAATGTGGATGAAGCCGTGAAAACCATCACGGACAATCAACTTCAACTGAAACATATTTTCCTGACGCATTCGCATGACGACCACATCGCGGGCCTGGCGGCGCTACGCGAAAAATTCTCGAAGGCGCACGTGCATTCCAATTCCAAATCCGCGCCCCCGCAATCGCGCAACCGGCCAAACGATTTCACGCACCTGGGAAGTTTGCGCATCACCAATCGCGATACGCCTGGCCACGCCGAGGATGGCGTGACTTACGTCATCGGCAACTGGCCCGAGGACGCGCCGCACGTGGCGATTGTGGGCGACGCGATTTTTGCCGGCTCCATTGGTTCGGGATTTATTTCATGGGACGTCGCGAAACAAAAAGTGCGCGACCAAATTTTTTCACTGCCGGCGGACACGTTGATTTGCTCGGGACACGGGCCGTTCACTACGGTGGGCGAGGAGAAGGCGCATAATCCGTTTTTTGTTTAG
- a CDS encoding glycerate kinase, translated as MALKVLIVPDKFKGTLTAAEAADAIARGWHAARPDDALELLPMSDGGDGFGAVMSELLGAKPHMVKTVDAAGRACRARWWWEAKSATAIIESANVIGLAQLPAKKFHPFELDTFGLGAVIRAAAKRGAKRCLIGIGGSATNDGGFGVARALGWKFLNADENEIVCWTQLDQLKKVIPPKRSRWFNELIVAVDVQNLLLGARGCSRIYGPQKGLRPRDFARAEKCLRQLALVTTREKNHLWKGGEPGDGAAGGLGFGLRNFLGAKLAPGFELFAKHAELSRKLRTADLVITGEGSIDRSSMMGKGVGELVLRCARAKVPCVGLAGMASQTKGFAVVRGLTELTSPTQAKAKPAHWLSRLSEEVVSAWK; from the coding sequence ATGGCGTTGAAGGTATTGATTGTGCCGGACAAGTTTAAGGGCACGCTGACGGCGGCGGAAGCGGCGGACGCGATCGCGCGCGGTTGGCACGCGGCTCGGCCCGATGACGCGCTGGAATTGCTGCCGATGAGTGATGGCGGTGACGGCTTCGGCGCGGTGATGAGCGAGTTGCTTGGCGCGAAGCCGCACATGGTGAAGACGGTGGATGCGGCGGGGCGTGCGTGCCGTGCGCGGTGGTGGTGGGAAGCGAAGAGCGCGACGGCTATCATTGAATCGGCAAACGTGATTGGGCTGGCGCAGTTGCCGGCGAAGAAGTTTCATCCGTTTGAGTTGGATACGTTCGGGCTGGGTGCGGTGATTCGCGCGGCGGCAAAGCGGGGCGCGAAGCGTTGTCTCATTGGCATCGGTGGGAGTGCGACGAACGACGGTGGCTTCGGCGTGGCGCGGGCGTTGGGATGGAAATTTCTGAACGCGGACGAAAATGAAATCGTCTGCTGGACACAGCTTGATCAACTCAAAAAAGTTATCCCGCCGAAACGCTCACGCTGGTTTAACGAATTGATCGTGGCTGTGGACGTGCAGAATTTGTTGCTCGGCGCGCGCGGTTGTTCACGAATTTACGGGCCGCAAAAAGGTTTGCGTCCACGGGATTTTGCGCGCGCAGAAAAATGTTTGCGCCAACTCGCGCTGGTCACTACCCGAGAAAAAAATCATTTGTGGAAAGGTGGAGAGCCCGGTGATGGCGCGGCGGGCGGGCTTGGTTTTGGGTTGCGAAATTTTTTAGGCGCGAAGTTGGCGCCGGGGTTTGAATTGTTCGCAAAGCACGCGGAGCTTTCGCGAAAATTGCGCACGGCTGATTTAGTGATCACCGGTGAAGGTTCGATTGACCGCTCAAGCATGATGGGCAAGGGCGTGGGCGAACTGGTTCTGCGTTGCGCGCGTGCGAAAGTTCCGTGCGTGGGATTGGCGGGCATGGCATCGCAGACGAAAGGTTTTGCCGTCGTGCGCGGGTTGACGGAATTGACGTCGCCGACGCAGGCGAAAGCGAAGCCGGCGCATTGGCTTTCGCGGTTGAGCGAAGAAGTGGTATCGGCGTGGAAATAG
- a CDS encoding AraC family transcriptional regulator — MSRNISFVQPNSTAQRPVSATLGDSRGVAPFTEAKAWQKIGAGWQRVFGSFKGLGYSIEWHEFFAEREFDWAPTFHPGCVELCLNLEGDGFVEGAGNRQEFSQLTAGFYRRLSAPLIAKRSAGQQHKFLTLEFSTKFLAHHLAGAENKLHPMIRAAMSEKPDDFGPATTTRLTADQQQIVATLRQPPVYAAAQPMWYQCKALELAVTFFFQPPPEEELFCTRQHRVAQERVEQVIFLLKQKLAEPPSLEELGKKIGCSPSYLSRTFSSQTGQTITQYLRRLRMDQAAELLKLGEMNVTEVALEVGYASPSHFSQAFHETFGCCPGLYPIKTVTALAGRYKSS; from the coding sequence ATGAGTCGCAATATCAGTTTCGTGCAACCTAATTCGACAGCTCAACGTCCCGTCTCTGCCACTCTCGGCGATTCGCGCGGCGTTGCGCCCTTTACCGAGGCCAAGGCGTGGCAAAAGATTGGCGCGGGCTGGCAGCGGGTTTTCGGCAGTTTCAAGGGGCTGGGTTACAGCATCGAATGGCATGAATTTTTTGCGGAGCGCGAGTTCGACTGGGCGCCGACGTTTCATCCGGGTTGCGTGGAACTGTGCCTGAATCTCGAAGGCGATGGCTTTGTCGAAGGCGCAGGGAACCGCCAGGAATTTTCGCAACTCACTGCGGGGTTTTATCGCCGGTTATCTGCCCCACTCATCGCGAAACGCTCGGCGGGACAGCAGCACAAATTTCTCACGTTGGAATTTTCCACGAAATTTCTCGCACATCATCTGGCGGGTGCGGAAAATAAATTGCATCCGATGATCCGCGCGGCGATGTCCGAAAAGCCCGACGATTTTGGCCCCGCCACCACCACGCGACTGACCGCCGATCAGCAACAGATCGTCGCCACGCTACGCCAGCCGCCGGTTTATGCCGCGGCGCAGCCGATGTGGTATCAATGCAAGGCGCTGGAACTGGCCGTCACATTTTTCTTTCAGCCGCCACCTGAGGAGGAACTTTTTTGCACACGGCAGCATCGCGTGGCGCAGGAGCGGGTGGAGCAGGTTATTTTTTTGCTGAAGCAGAAACTGGCCGAACCACCCTCACTCGAAGAACTCGGAAAAAAAATTGGTTGCAGCCCATCGTATCTCAGCCGCACGTTTTCGAGCCAGACCGGCCAGACCATCACCCAATACCTTCGCCGCCTGCGCATGGATCAAGCCGCGGAATTATTGAAGCTCGGCGAAATGAATGTGACCGAAGTCGCGCTCGAAGTTGGTTACGCCAGTCCCAGCCATTTCAGCCAGGCGTTTCACGAGACCTTCGGCTGCTGTCCGGGACTTTATCCCATCAAAACGGTCACGGCACTGGCGGGCCGTTATAAGTCCAGTTGA
- a CDS encoding trypsin-like peptidase domain-containing protein, which produces MTALVAHSASADILQLKDKASLTGKILAEKHNEIVVDVGYTVLVVPRDQVVKITRADAAPVVKNTPASPVAPSPAPAFIEARAGNYYAASTPPPIRDVRELVNQLGEAVVQVRTPGGLGSGFIINPDGFLITNFHVIEGETQISVEVYHQNQGQLERKTYKDVKIIAINKFDDMALLKIDDSDAPKFSNVILGDADSLVVGENVFAIGSPLGLERTVTEGILSTKTREMQGELYLQTTAQINPGNSGGPLFNMRGEVVGITNMKITFGEGLGFAIPIGAVKYFLDHRDAYSYSNDNPSNPYRYLAPPSRTLLPAAKK; this is translated from the coding sequence ATGACGGCACTGGTGGCCCACTCCGCCTCAGCGGACATTCTTCAGCTCAAGGATAAAGCTTCATTGACCGGCAAGATTCTCGCCGAAAAGCATAATGAGATCGTTGTTGACGTGGGTTATACCGTGCTGGTCGTCCCGCGCGATCAAGTCGTCAAGATCACCCGCGCCGATGCCGCGCCCGTGGTGAAAAATACTCCCGCTTCGCCAGTCGCTCCTTCGCCAGCGCCCGCTTTTATCGAAGCCCGCGCCGGCAATTATTATGCGGCCTCCACGCCGCCGCCGATTCGTGACGTGCGCGAACTGGTCAATCAACTTGGCGAAGCCGTCGTGCAGGTGCGCACGCCGGGCGGACTCGGCTCAGGTTTCATCATCAACCCGGACGGTTTTCTCATCACCAATTTTCACGTCATCGAAGGCGAGACGCAAATCTCCGTCGAGGTGTATCACCAGAACCAGGGCCAGTTGGAGCGCAAGACCTACAAGGACGTCAAGATCATCGCGATCAATAAATTCGACGACATGGCGTTGTTGAAGATTGACGATTCTGACGCGCCGAAATTTTCCAACGTGATTCTTGGCGATGCCGACAGTCTCGTTGTCGGTGAAAACGTGTTTGCCATCGGCAGTCCGCTGGGGCTTGAGCGCACGGTGACCGAGGGCATCCTCAGCACCAAGACGCGCGAGATGCAGGGTGAGCTTTATTTGCAGACCACCGCGCAAATCAATCCCGGCAACAGTGGCGGCCCGCTTTTTAACATGCGCGGTGAAGTCGTGGGCATCACCAACATGAAAATCACTTTTGGCGAAGGCCTCGGTTTTGCCATTCCCATCGGCGCGGTGAAATATTTTCTCGACCATCGCGATGCCTATAGTTACTCCAACGACAATCCCAGCAATCCGTATCGTTACCTTGCCCCGCCGAGCCGCACCCTGCTGCCAGCGGCCAAAAAATAA